A stretch of the Gemmatimonadaceae bacterium genome encodes the following:
- a CDS encoding M20/M25/M40 family metallo-hydrolase, protein MATLSTHLARAAFLVSAGAAAAGAQSPQPPRDTADPQITQLVSRLTLDRYKATVKGLTQFGDRRQGTDRNRAAVDWIEAQLTSYGCTPTQRITYDYQPPPPRVRPTPEQIAAFQKARARGEGQGGSRIRGNRGPVGVNTDSLKQPDPAIRALDSQPSTPGQRQEVYCTKVGTVHPDEMYIVGGHMDGIGWGQAANDDGSGTALVMELARVLSAPDVRTDISIRFILWNNEETGLNGSRAYVAQRAALQGKEDPPGSGKYPEPRWLGMIQHDMEMFDHGMPNAQGQVGKTQRPEADVNIEFQAKSKFAEGAERLAWAFRDANEKYATDYPAAVGPHMTNTDSAPFQDLVPAISVRENERGMQIGAGWDPQWHQPTDVFSTYSDDDFRLGLNAAQTTLGAVATLAGAHLAP, encoded by the coding sequence ATGGCCACTCTGTCCACGCATCTCGCTCGAGCCGCGTTCCTCGTGTCGGCCGGCGCCGCGGCCGCCGGCGCGCAGTCCCCGCAGCCCCCGCGCGACACGGCGGATCCCCAGATCACGCAGCTGGTGTCCCGCCTAACGCTGGACCGCTACAAGGCGACGGTGAAAGGGTTGACGCAGTTCGGCGACCGCCGTCAGGGCACGGACCGCAATCGTGCGGCCGTGGACTGGATCGAGGCGCAGCTCACGAGCTACGGGTGCACGCCCACGCAGCGGATCACGTACGACTATCAACCGCCGCCGCCGCGCGTGCGACCGACGCCGGAGCAGATCGCGGCCTTTCAGAAAGCGCGCGCGCGTGGCGAAGGGCAGGGCGGGTCGCGCATCCGCGGGAACCGCGGCCCGGTGGGCGTGAACACCGATTCACTGAAACAGCCGGATCCGGCGATTCGCGCGCTCGACTCACAGCCGAGCACTCCGGGGCAGCGGCAGGAGGTGTACTGCACGAAGGTGGGCACCGTGCATCCCGACGAGATGTACATCGTCGGCGGCCACATGGACGGGATCGGCTGGGGCCAGGCGGCCAACGACGACGGCTCGGGCACTGCGTTAGTCATGGAGCTCGCGCGCGTGCTCAGCGCGCCGGACGTGCGCACGGATATCTCGATCCGGTTCATCCTGTGGAACAACGAGGAGACGGGGCTCAACGGATCGCGCGCGTACGTCGCGCAGCGCGCAGCGCTGCAGGGCAAGGAAGATCCGCCGGGGTCGGGAAAGTATCCGGAGCCCAGGTGGCTCGGCATGATCCAGCACGACATGGAGATGTTCGACCACGGGATGCCTAACGCACAGGGGCAGGTGGGCAAGACGCAGCGCCCCGAGGCCGATGTGAACATCGAGTTCCAAGCCAAGTCGAAGTTTGCCGAGGGCGCCGAGCGGCTGGCGTGGGCGTTCCGCGATGCGAACGAGAAGTACGCGACGGACTATCCGGCGGCCGTCGGCCCGCACATGACGAACACCGACTCGGCGCCGTTCCAGGATCTGGTGCCGGCCATCAGCGTCCGCGAGAACGAGCGCGGCATGCAGATCGGCGCGGGATGGGACCCGCAGTGGCACCAGCCCACCGATGTATTTTCGACGTACAGCGATGACGATTTCCGGTTGGGCTTGAATGCGGCGCAGACGACGTTGGGCGCGGTGGCGACGCTGGCGGGCGCGCATCTCGCGCCGTGA
- a CDS encoding NmrA family NAD(P)-binding protein — protein sequence MAAKKRKTARKATRKRKPTATKRRSAKTTTKRGVPAKKKRGAATTPRRGSTKGKSTAKAKTSRASRARPAPKRIIAVMGATGSQGGGLARAILSDPSSGFTVRAITRNPGAPAARELARLGAEVVAGDAEDRSSLERAFAGAYGAYCVTFFWAHMSPEREKAEAMAQAQAAKRAGVEHAIWSTLEDTRQFVPLGETRIPTLMGHYKVPHFDAKAEADAYFATLGVPTTYLVTSFYWDNFIHFGMNPKPGADGVLEIALPMGSAKLSGIAAEDIGKCAYGIFKRGAPYIGRRVGIAGGHVSGAEMAASLGKALGRPVRYVAVPPDVYRHLGFPGADELGNMFQIDAEFQDRFMAARDIREARALNPALQSFDDWAKAHRKEIPTS from the coding sequence ATGGCGGCGAAGAAGCGCAAGACGGCTCGGAAAGCGACGCGCAAGCGGAAACCGACGGCCACGAAGCGGCGCAGCGCCAAGACCACGACCAAGCGCGGTGTGCCGGCGAAAAAGAAGCGCGGGGCAGCAACGACGCCGCGCCGTGGATCGACGAAAGGCAAGAGCACAGCCAAGGCGAAGACGAGTCGAGCGTCGCGAGCGCGCCCTGCGCCGAAACGCATCATCGCGGTCATGGGCGCGACCGGGTCGCAGGGCGGGGGCCTGGCGCGCGCGATCCTGAGCGACCCGTCGAGCGGCTTCACCGTGCGCGCGATCACGCGCAACCCCGGCGCGCCGGCGGCGCGCGAGCTGGCTCGGTTAGGCGCGGAGGTGGTGGCCGGCGACGCCGAGGACCGGTCGAGCCTCGAGCGCGCGTTCGCCGGCGCCTACGGTGCCTACTGCGTCACCTTCTTCTGGGCGCACATGTCGCCCGAGCGGGAGAAGGCCGAGGCGATGGCCCAGGCCCAGGCGGCCAAGCGCGCCGGCGTGGAGCACGCCATCTGGTCGACGCTCGAGGACACGCGCCAGTTCGTTCCGTTAGGCGAGACGCGCATCCCGACGCTCATGGGCCACTACAAGGTGCCGCACTTCGACGCCAAGGCCGAGGCCGACGCGTACTTCGCGACACTCGGCGTGCCGACCACGTACCTGGTGACGTCGTTCTACTGGGACAACTTCATCCACTTCGGCATGAACCCGAAACCGGGCGCCGACGGCGTGCTCGAGATCGCGCTGCCGATGGGCAGCGCGAAACTCTCCGGCATCGCCGCCGAAGACATCGGCAAGTGTGCGTACGGCATCTTCAAGCGCGGGGCGCCGTACATCGGGCGCCGCGTCGGAATCGCCGGCGGCCACGTGTCCGGCGCGGAGATGGCGGCGTCGCTCGGCAAGGCGTTAGGCAGGCCCGTGCGCTACGTGGCCGTGCCGCCGGACGTCTATCGCCACCTCGGCTTCCCGGGGGCGGATGAACTGGGGAACATGTTCCAGATCGATGCCGAGTTTCAGGATCGGTTCATGGCGGCGCGCGACATTCGCGAGGCCAGGGCGCTCAACCCGGCGCTCCAGTCGTTCGACGACTGGGCGAAGGCGCACCGGAAGGAGATCCCGACGTCCTAA
- a CDS encoding YciI family protein has product MSDYIYLFRTTPDARRAAMGSPELAQQSMQRWLAWLRDLETRGHVKDRGQPLENEGKVVRGSKKVITDGPFPEVKDLVAGFMIVQARDIAQAAELAKGCPILEGDGAVEVRPVMQMNF; this is encoded by the coding sequence ATGAGCGACTACATCTACCTGTTCCGCACCACGCCCGACGCCCGGCGCGCGGCGATGGGAAGCCCGGAGCTTGCCCAACAGAGCATGCAGCGCTGGCTCGCGTGGCTGCGCGATCTCGAAACCAGAGGACATGTCAAGGACAGAGGACAGCCGCTCGAGAACGAAGGCAAGGTGGTGCGCGGCTCCAAGAAGGTCATCACCGATGGTCCCTTCCCCGAGGTGAAAGATCTCGTCGCCGGTTTCATGATCGTCCAGGCACGCGACATCGCGCAGGCCGCCGAGCTCGCCAAGGGATGTCCCATCCTCGAGGGCGATGGCGCCGTCGAAGTGCGTCCCGTGATGCAAATGAATTTCTGA
- a CDS encoding ABC transporter permease, with the protein MALLSNDIRFAARQLARSPGFTVVATVTLALAIGAITAVFSVVDGVLLKPLPLGAPDRIMKVASAGRDRKLSATSPLDYEDMRRQLTSFSSLAAYSTASANLTGDGEPQRVDDAGVGADFWRVIGLSPALGRGFAPNEDQPQAARVVILSDRLWRSRYGGDPHVIGRTMMLDGTPRTIIGVAPPSLTFPEHPDLWTPLVFSKDDLSPDQRGAHWLDVVGRLAPGATVAQANREIVALTRRLEQQYPQSNTGISGAVKPLQDFVVGNVRPALLTLFAAVAFVLLIACANVANLQLVRASTRETEIAVRTALGAGRWRIMRQLLTESLLISIVGGVAGVLLALWGVALLVRFGPHDLPRLDEVHLDGAVLAFTALITLGTGVLFGIVPAFGATRARLTAMLKESARGSSGSRTTRRVRGALVVGELALAMLLLVGAGLLVRSFTHLMAVNPGFHPDRVLTFDVSAPETKYADRHALRTLTTDILSHVRAIPGVQSAAVVGGLPLGDFSLRTSVHIVGTPKERPAERKRTYVTLVSPDYFRTMGIPLIAGRDFTAHDGGGAPIVSVIDESLAKRYFAGRSPIGSRIEIGWTTDTASAKGGDTTTVTLGGDVIGVVGDVRRFSLATPADAETYIAIDQPTLSTFSVVMRTSGPPTAVEDQVRGAIGAVDPDLPIAQLRQLRELVSESVSQPRFYMALIASFAGIALVLAAVGIYGVISYAVSQRSRELGIRIALGASRADVMAHVLRPGAALAGAGVAIGIVASLLLTRLIASLLFGVAPADPVTYVAVAVVLLGVAVAACVVPARRASRVDPLVAMRSE; encoded by the coding sequence ATGGCCTTGCTCTCGAACGATATTCGATTTGCGGCGCGGCAGCTCGCGCGCTCGCCGGGATTCACCGTGGTCGCCACGGTCACGCTGGCGCTGGCCATCGGCGCCATCACCGCCGTGTTCTCGGTGGTCGACGGCGTGCTGCTCAAGCCGCTTCCGTTAGGCGCGCCGGACCGGATCATGAAGGTGGCGAGCGCCGGCCGCGACCGCAAGCTGTCCGCGACGTCGCCGCTCGACTACGAGGACATGCGCCGCCAGCTCACGTCGTTCTCGTCGCTCGCCGCGTACTCCACCGCGTCGGCCAACCTGACCGGCGATGGCGAACCGCAACGCGTCGACGACGCCGGCGTCGGCGCCGACTTCTGGCGCGTGATCGGGCTCTCGCCCGCGCTCGGCCGCGGCTTCGCGCCTAACGAGGACCAGCCGCAGGCGGCCCGCGTGGTCATCCTCAGCGACAGGCTCTGGCGCAGCAGGTACGGCGGCGATCCGCACGTGATCGGCCGCACGATGATGCTCGACGGCACGCCGCGCACCATCATCGGCGTGGCCCCGCCGTCGCTCACCTTTCCCGAACATCCCGACCTCTGGACGCCGCTCGTCTTCAGCAAGGATGACCTCAGCCCGGACCAGCGCGGGGCGCATTGGTTGGATGTGGTCGGACGTCTCGCTCCGGGCGCCACGGTCGCGCAGGCGAACCGGGAGATCGTCGCGCTGACGCGGCGCCTCGAGCAGCAATACCCACAGTCGAACACCGGCATCAGCGGCGCGGTGAAGCCGCTGCAGGACTTCGTCGTTGGCAACGTGCGACCCGCACTGCTGACGCTCTTCGCCGCCGTCGCGTTCGTGCTGCTCATTGCGTGCGCGAACGTGGCCAATCTGCAGTTGGTGCGCGCGTCGACGCGCGAAACGGAGATCGCGGTGCGCACCGCCCTCGGCGCGGGGCGGTGGCGGATCATGCGGCAACTGCTCACCGAGAGTCTGCTCATCTCGATCGTGGGCGGAGTGGCCGGGGTGCTGCTGGCGCTCTGGGGCGTCGCGCTGCTGGTCCGCTTCGGACCGCACGACCTGCCCCGTCTGGACGAGGTGCACCTGGATGGCGCCGTGCTCGCCTTCACCGCCCTGATCACGTTAGGCACCGGCGTGCTGTTCGGCATCGTGCCGGCATTCGGCGCGACGCGTGCCCGCCTCACCGCGATGCTCAAGGAGAGCGCACGCGGCTCGAGCGGCTCGCGCACGACCCGGCGCGTTCGCGGCGCGCTGGTGGTGGGCGAGCTGGCGCTCGCCATGCTGCTGCTCGTGGGCGCCGGCCTCCTCGTGCGGAGCTTCACGCACCTGATGGCGGTGAATCCCGGGTTCCACCCCGACCGCGTCCTCACCTTCGACGTCTCGGCGCCGGAAACCAAATACGCCGATCGGCACGCGCTCCGCACACTCACTACCGACATTCTATCGCACGTGCGCGCCATACCAGGGGTCCAGTCCGCGGCCGTCGTCGGTGGGCTCCCGTTAGGCGACTTCAGCTTGCGCACGAGCGTGCACATCGTCGGCACGCCCAAAGAACGGCCGGCCGAGCGCAAACGGACGTACGTCACGCTGGTGAGTCCGGATTATTTCCGCACGATGGGCATCCCGCTCATCGCGGGGCGGGACTTCACCGCGCACGATGGGGGCGGGGCGCCGATCGTCTCCGTGATCGACGAGTCGCTGGCGAAACGATATTTCGCCGGCCGCAGCCCCATCGGGAGCCGCATCGAGATCGGCTGGACGACGGATACCGCCTCGGCCAAAGGCGGCGACACGACGACGGTGACGTTAGGCGGCGACGTCATCGGCGTCGTCGGCGACGTGCGTCGCTTCAGTCTGGCGACACCGGCCGACGCCGAGACGTACATCGCCATCGACCAGCCGACGCTCAGCACGTTTTCCGTCGTCATGCGGACGAGCGGGCCGCCGACCGCGGTGGAAGATCAAGTGCGCGGCGCGATAGGCGCCGTGGACCCGGACCTGCCCATCGCCCAACTGCGCCAGCTGCGCGAGCTGGTCAGCGAGTCCGTCTCGCAGCCGCGGTTCTACATGGCGCTCATCGCGTCGTTCGCCGGCATCGCGCTCGTGCTCGCGGCCGTCGGAATTTATGGCGTGATCTCGTACGCCGTGAGCCAGCGGTCCCGCGAGTTAGGCATTCGCATCGCGCTCGGCGCGTCGCGGGCGGACGTGATGGCGCACGTGCTGCGGCCCGGCGCCGCGCTGGCGGGCGCGGGCGTCGCCATCGGCATCGTGGCATCGTTGCTCCTCACGCGGCTCATCGCGAGCCTGCTGTTTGGCGTCGCGCCGGCGGACCCCGTCACCTACGTCGCGGTCGCCGTCGTGCTCCTCGGCGTTGCCGTCGCGGCGTGCGTCGTCCCGGCGCGGCGCGCATCGCGCGTCGACCCGCTCGTCGCCATGCGCAGCGAATAG
- a CDS encoding amino acid permease, with protein sequence MMASPSAAAGLRRSGDGASGGRLVRRLSLLDSISLVVGTIVGTGVLLKAAVMTQQLGSPWAVLAAWLAAGVLTLFGALAYAELGAMMPEAGGEYVFLRAAYGDAVAFLYGWVRFTAGSGSLAALGVSFSTFLSPLVSLGGPWVRVAGTVWGVHVHWSFGAPQAVAIVPILMLAVINCAGVRAGGRVQVALATIKVLAVIGIVAGALAAARGGSWAHFAQPAPGGAVSVSAFGAALVGAVWAYSGWSYLPMAAGEIRNPGRNVPRALIGGTFIVIVLYLAIDAAYFYALPASTVASANSTLHPGAPAVAALAVGSFLASDTTKLAALVFIIATLGTMNGGLLSNSRVLFAMARTRQFFPVFGRVTRRSHVPGWAIAAFAAWASVLATSGTYDQLSDLAVFAFMIFFALTVTAVFRLRATQPDRPRPYRVTGYPIVPAIYVVGTVWMIGNAVTTAPAQAIAALAFLVLGVPVYAWFRARRSRDDAARPPGPAPAAPTLR encoded by the coding sequence ATGATGGCGTCGCCGTCCGCGGCCGCCGGCCTGCGCCGGAGCGGCGACGGGGCGAGCGGCGGACGGCTGGTGCGCCGGCTGTCGCTGCTCGATTCCATTTCGTTAGTCGTCGGGACCATCGTCGGCACCGGCGTGCTGCTCAAAGCCGCGGTGATGACGCAGCAGTTAGGCAGCCCGTGGGCCGTGCTGGCGGCGTGGCTGGCGGCCGGCGTGCTCACGCTGTTCGGCGCCCTGGCGTACGCCGAGCTGGGGGCGATGATGCCGGAGGCCGGCGGCGAGTACGTGTTTCTGCGCGCGGCGTACGGCGACGCGGTCGCCTTCCTCTATGGCTGGGTGCGCTTCACCGCCGGCAGCGGCTCGCTGGCCGCCCTCGGCGTGTCGTTCTCGACCTTCCTGTCGCCGCTGGTTTCGTTAGGCGGCCCCTGGGTGCGGGTCGCCGGAACCGTGTGGGGCGTGCATGTGCACTGGTCGTTCGGCGCGCCGCAAGCCGTGGCCATCGTGCCGATTCTGATGCTGGCCGTCATCAACTGCGCCGGCGTTCGCGCAGGCGGACGCGTGCAGGTGGCGCTGGCGACGATCAAAGTGTTGGCGGTGATCGGCATCGTGGCCGGCGCGCTCGCCGCGGCGCGCGGCGGATCCTGGGCGCACTTTGCGCAGCCAGCGCCGGGCGGCGCGGTGAGCGTGTCGGCATTCGGTGCTGCGCTGGTGGGCGCGGTGTGGGCGTACAGCGGATGGTCGTATCTGCCGATGGCCGCGGGCGAAATCCGGAATCCGGGTCGCAACGTGCCGCGCGCGCTCATCGGAGGCACGTTCATCGTGATCGTGCTGTACCTCGCGATCGACGCCGCGTACTTCTATGCGCTGCCCGCGTCCACCGTCGCGTCGGCGAATTCGACGCTGCATCCCGGCGCGCCGGCGGTTGCCGCACTCGCCGTCGGCAGCTTTCTCGCCAGCGACACGACCAAGCTGGCGGCACTCGTGTTCATCATCGCGACGCTCGGTACGATGAACGGCGGACTCCTGTCCAACTCACGCGTGTTGTTCGCGATGGCGCGGACGCGTCAATTCTTTCCCGTATTCGGCCGCGTCACGCGGCGATCGCACGTGCCCGGATGGGCCATTGCGGCGTTCGCCGCTTGGGCGTCGGTGCTCGCAACGTCGGGCACGTACGACCAGCTGAGCGATCTCGCCGTGTTTGCCTTCATGATTTTCTTCGCGCTCACGGTGACCGCGGTGTTCCGGTTGCGCGCAACGCAGCCCGACCGTCCGCGCCCGTACCGGGTGACGGGATACCCAATCGTGCCGGCGATCTACGTCGTCGGCACGGTCTGGATGATCGGGAACGCGGTGACGACCGCGCCGGCGCAGGCCATCGCCGCGCTCGCGTTTCTCGTGTTGGGCGTTCCGGTGTACGCGTGGTTCCGCGCGCGCCGCTCGCGCGATGACGCCGCCCGGCCGCCCGGCCCGGCTCCCGCCGCGCCGACCCTCCGTTAG
- the can gene encoding carbonate dehydratase, with protein MRSLSHLFENNRAWAAEMTRQDPAFFSRLSGQQAPQYLWIGCSDSRVPANQIVGLPPGEMFVHRNIANVVVHSDLNCLSVMQFAVEYLHVQHIIVCGHYGCGGVAAALREDKLGVVDNWLRHVQDVRWKHHAELAALPNDEERRRRLCELNVMEQVVNAAQTTVVRDAWGRGQPLWVHGWVYGLKDGLLRDLGLCIAADDELPRLRSAPETPPPSELRRQR; from the coding sequence ATGCGCAGTCTGAGCCATCTGTTCGAGAACAATCGCGCCTGGGCGGCCGAGATGACGCGACAGGATCCGGCGTTTTTCAGCCGGCTCTCGGGCCAGCAGGCGCCGCAGTACCTGTGGATCGGCTGCTCCGACAGCCGCGTGCCGGCCAATCAGATCGTCGGGCTGCCGCCCGGCGAGATGTTCGTGCATCGCAACATCGCCAACGTCGTGGTGCACTCGGATCTCAACTGCCTGTCGGTGATGCAGTTCGCGGTGGAGTATCTCCACGTCCAGCACATCATCGTCTGCGGCCACTACGGGTGCGGCGGCGTGGCGGCCGCGCTGCGCGAGGACAAGTTAGGCGTGGTGGACAACTGGCTGCGCCACGTGCAGGACGTGCGGTGGAAGCACCACGCCGAGCTGGCTGCATTGCCTAACGATGAGGAGCGGCGCCGCCGGCTGTGCGAGCTGAACGTGATGGAGCAGGTGGTGAACGCCGCGCAAACCACGGTGGTGCGTGATGCGTGGGGGCGCGGGCAGCCGCTGTGGGTGCACGGCTGGGTGTACGGGCTCAAAGACGGCCTGCTGCGCGACCTGGGCCTGTGCATCGCCGCGGACGACGAGTTGCCGCGTCTGCGATCCGCACCCGAGACGCCGCCGCCGAGCGAATTGCGTCGGCAGCGCTGA
- a CDS encoding DUF6596 domain-containing protein translates to MQLDEHLFRRESARMVAALTRIFGVHNLSLAEDVVQDAFCRALEVWKVRGVPDNPSAWLMATAKNRALDVIRRERTATTFAPELSRMFDSEWTLAPVVDEAFASEVIHDEQLRMMFSCCDPRLKEAVQIALVLNILCGFGAQEIAAAFLAGRAAVEKRIARGKQSLATSQRLFDLTDDDVADRLPVVQRALYLLFNEGYHSASADTVVRTEMCREAIRLTELLAADARTGTPATCALAALMCLHAARLPARITGAGELSALSDQDRSTWDASLIAHGLALLDRSARGADVSVYHLEAAIAAAHVQAPSVEGTDWHTVVELYDRLLALAPSPVVALNRAVAVAQRDGEDSGIAELEAIGDAERLAAYPFYRAAFAELELRRGRTAEAREHFEAAMRLARNAAERRFFQKRLGCCGSA, encoded by the coding sequence ATGCAGCTCGACGAGCATCTCTTCCGTCGCGAATCGGCGCGCATGGTCGCCGCCCTCACCCGCATCTTCGGCGTGCACAACTTGTCGCTCGCCGAGGATGTGGTGCAGGACGCGTTCTGTCGTGCGCTCGAGGTCTGGAAAGTGCGCGGCGTACCGGACAATCCGTCGGCGTGGCTCATGGCCACCGCCAAGAATCGCGCACTCGATGTGATTCGTCGCGAGCGCACGGCCACCACGTTCGCGCCGGAATTGTCCCGCATGTTCGACAGCGAGTGGACGCTGGCGCCGGTCGTCGACGAAGCGTTCGCCTCCGAAGTCATCCACGACGAACAGCTCCGCATGATGTTTTCCTGCTGCGATCCGCGCCTCAAGGAAGCAGTGCAGATCGCGCTCGTGCTCAACATTCTTTGCGGGTTCGGCGCGCAGGAAATCGCCGCCGCGTTTCTCGCCGGCCGCGCCGCCGTCGAAAAGCGCATCGCGCGCGGCAAGCAGTCGCTCGCGACGTCGCAGCGCCTGTTCGATCTCACCGACGACGATGTGGCGGACCGTCTGCCCGTCGTGCAGCGCGCGCTCTACCTGCTGTTCAACGAAGGTTACCACAGCGCGTCGGCCGACACCGTCGTGCGCACGGAGATGTGCCGCGAAGCCATCCGCCTAACGGAGTTGCTCGCCGCCGATGCGCGGACCGGCACGCCGGCCACGTGCGCGCTCGCCGCGCTCATGTGCCTGCACGCGGCGCGCCTGCCGGCACGCATCACCGGCGCCGGCGAGCTGAGCGCGCTCTCCGACCAGGATCGCTCGACGTGGGATGCGTCGCTCATTGCCCACGGACTGGCGCTGCTCGACCGGTCGGCGCGCGGCGCCGACGTCAGCGTGTACCACCTCGAGGCCGCGATCGCCGCCGCGCACGTGCAGGCGCCGAGCGTCGAGGGCACCGATTGGCACACGGTCGTCGAGCTGTACGATCGCCTGCTGGCCCTCGCGCCCTCGCCTGTCGTCGCGCTCAACCGCGCGGTCGCCGTGGCCCAACGAGACGGCGAGGACTCCGGCATCGCCGAGCTCGAGGCCATCGGCGACGCCGAGCGGCTGGCCGCGTACCCGTTCTATCGCGCCGCGTTCGCCGAGTTGGAGCTCCGCCGCGGCCGAACCGCCGAAGCACGCGAGCACTTCGAGGCCGCCATGCGCCTCGCGCGCAACGCGGCCGAACGTCGGTTCTTCCAAAAACGCTTGGGGTGCTGCGGCTCGGCGTAA
- a CDS encoding DoxX family protein, with the protein MTDFTDRAVGWGILPIRLVIGLVFAMHGGQKLFHYGAGGTAMAMAHMGIPLPVVAAWVAIIVEFIGGLAIFFGVWARWPACLLAIEMLIVILFVKLHGGFFSPRGIELELTLLAGALSIAMLGTGPASLAPGKRAAVSMEP; encoded by the coding sequence ATGACTGACTTTACGGACCGCGCTGTGGGCTGGGGCATCCTTCCCATTCGTCTCGTGATCGGACTCGTGTTCGCGATGCACGGCGGACAGAAACTCTTCCACTATGGCGCCGGCGGGACGGCGATGGCGATGGCGCACATGGGGATTCCGTTGCCGGTGGTAGCGGCGTGGGTGGCGATCATCGTCGAATTCATCGGCGGTCTGGCGATTTTCTTCGGCGTGTGGGCGCGGTGGCCGGCCTGCCTGCTGGCGATCGAAATGCTGATCGTGATTCTGTTCGTAAAGCTGCACGGCGGATTCTTCTCGCCGCGGGGCATCGAGCTCGAGCTGACGCTGCTCGCGGGCGCACTGAGCATCGCGATGTTGGGCACGGGACCGGCGTCGCTCGCGCCGGGGAAGCGCGCCGCGGTCTCCATGGAGCCGTAG